One Prunus dulcis chromosome 7, ALMONDv2, whole genome shotgun sequence DNA segment encodes these proteins:
- the LOC117634100 gene encoding protein AE7-like 1, giving the protein MTLGLINANPVVHAKRERVARTEDLHADDAVDPLDIYDFVRDIRDPEHPYSLEQLSVLSEESITVDDKLGRILITFTPTIQHCSMATVIGLCLRVKLKHCFPPHYKVDIKVSPGSHANEESVNKQLNDKERVAAALENPNLRQLVDECLYSNEL; this is encoded by the exons ATGACGCTGGGTCTGATCAATGCGAACCCCGTGGTTCACGCTAAAAGGGAAAGGGTTGCTCGCACTGAAGATCTCCATGCTGACGATGCCGTTGATCCTCTCGATATCTATG ATTTCGTGAGGGATATTAGAGATCCAGAGCACCCATATTCCTTAGAGCAGCTCAGCGTGCTTTCAGAGGAATCGATCACCGTTGATGACAAGCTCGGTCGTATTCT gATAACTTTCACGCCGACTATTCAGCATTGCAGTATGGCAACAGTGATAGGTCTTTGCCTGAGAGTTAAACTAAAACACTGTTTCCCTCCTCATTATAAG GTTGACATTAAAGTATCTCCAGGATCTCATGCAAATGAAGAATCAG tTAACAAGCAGTTGAATGATAAAGAAAGAGTGGCTGCTGCCCTGGAGAATCCCAACCTTCGCCAACTCGTGGACGAGTGCCTGTATTCCAATGAACTCTGA